In the Streptomyces fradiae ATCC 10745 = DSM 40063 genome, one interval contains:
- the pgeF gene encoding peptidoglycan editing factor PgeF yields MIERHDTEDGAHFAFTDRWGGVSAVPYEELNLGGAVGDDPGAVRRNRGIAAGRLGLDPERVVWMRQVHGRAVHVVDGPWPAGADVPEGDGVVTARRGLPLAVLTADCVPVLLADPVAGVVAAVHAGRPGMAAGVVPAAVEAMAALGAEPSRTVARTGPAVCGRCYEVPAALRDEVAAREPAAAAETSWGTPAIDVVAGVHAQLERLGVRDRHASAVCTRESGDHFSYRRDRTTGRLAGYVWLDGGTTARPEAGKDRAGQA; encoded by the coding sequence GTGATAGAGCGGCACGACACCGAGGACGGCGCCCACTTCGCCTTCACCGACCGGTGGGGCGGGGTGAGCGCCGTTCCGTACGAGGAGCTGAACCTCGGCGGCGCCGTGGGCGACGACCCCGGCGCCGTACGGCGGAACCGGGGCATCGCGGCCGGGCGGCTGGGGCTCGACCCGGAGCGGGTCGTCTGGATGCGCCAGGTGCACGGGCGCGCCGTCCACGTGGTCGACGGTCCCTGGCCCGCGGGGGCGGACGTCCCCGAAGGCGACGGGGTCGTCACCGCCCGGCGGGGCCTGCCGCTCGCGGTCCTCACCGCGGACTGCGTCCCCGTCCTGCTGGCCGACCCGGTCGCCGGGGTCGTGGCCGCCGTCCACGCGGGACGGCCCGGCATGGCCGCCGGGGTCGTCCCCGCCGCGGTCGAGGCCATGGCCGCGCTCGGCGCGGAGCCGTCCCGGACCGTCGCTCGGACCGGCCCCGCCGTGTGCGGCCGCTGCTACGAGGTCCCGGCGGCCCTGCGGGACGAGGTCGCCGCACGGGAACCGGCCGCGGCGGCGGAGACGTCCTGGGGTACGCCGGCGATCGACGTCGTCGCCGGGGTGCACGCCCAGTTGGAGCGGCTGGGCGTCCGGGACCGGCACGCCTCCGCGGTCTGCACCCGCGAGTCGGGCGACCACTTCTCGTACCGCCGCGACCGCACGACGGGGCGGCTCGCGGGATACGTCTGGCTCGACGGCGGCACCACCGCCCGGCCGGAGGCCGGGAAAGACAGGGCAGGGCAGGCGTGA
- the ftsZ gene encoding cell division protein FtsZ, translated as MAAPQNYLAVIKVIGVGGGGVNAINRMIEVGLKGVEFIAINTDAQALLMSDADVKLDVGRELTRGLGAGANPAVGRKAAEDHREEIEEVLKGADMVFVTAGEGGGTGTGGAPVVANIARSLGALTIGVVTRPFTFEGRRRANQAEDGIAELREEVDTLIVIPNDRLLSISDRQVSVLDAFKSADQVLLSGVQGITDLITTPGLINLDFADVKSVMSEAGSALMGIGSARGDDRAVAAAEMAISSPLLEASIDGARGVLLSISGGSDLGLFEINEAAQLVSEAAHPEANIIFGAVIDDALGDEVRVTVIAAGFDGGQPPARRDNVLGASAAKREEPAAPAPRPSESARPAGSGLGTVPVREEAPAAPAEPAPVAEAPLPTVAPPSIPTTRPYPDSQAEELDVPDFLK; from the coding sequence GTGGCAGCACCGCAGAACTACCTCGCAGTCATCAAGGTCATCGGTGTCGGCGGCGGTGGTGTCAATGCCATCAACCGAATGATCGAGGTCGGTCTCAAGGGCGTCGAGTTCATCGCCATCAACACGGACGCGCAAGCGCTGTTGATGAGCGACGCCGACGTCAAGCTGGACGTCGGCCGCGAACTCACCCGCGGCCTCGGGGCCGGCGCCAACCCGGCGGTCGGCCGCAAGGCGGCGGAGGACCACCGCGAGGAGATCGAGGAGGTCCTCAAGGGGGCCGACATGGTCTTCGTCACCGCCGGCGAGGGCGGCGGCACCGGAACGGGCGGCGCGCCCGTCGTCGCCAACATCGCGCGCTCCCTCGGCGCGCTGACCATCGGTGTGGTCACGCGCCCCTTCACCTTCGAGGGCCGGCGCCGCGCCAACCAGGCGGAGGACGGCATCGCCGAGCTCCGCGAAGAGGTCGACACCCTCATCGTCATCCCCAACGACCGGCTGCTGTCCATCTCGGACCGCCAGGTCAGCGTGCTGGACGCGTTCAAGTCCGCCGACCAGGTGCTGCTCTCCGGCGTCCAGGGCATCACGGACCTCATCACCACGCCGGGCCTGATCAACCTCGACTTCGCCGACGTCAAGTCGGTCATGTCGGAGGCCGGTTCGGCGCTCATGGGCATCGGCTCGGCGCGCGGCGACGACCGCGCGGTGGCCGCCGCCGAGATGGCGATCTCCTCGCCGCTCCTGGAGGCGTCCATCGACGGCGCGCGGGGGGTGCTGCTGTCCATCTCCGGCGGTTCCGACCTCGGCCTGTTCGAGATCAACGAGGCCGCCCAGCTCGTCAGCGAGGCCGCCCACCCCGAGGCCAACATCATCTTCGGCGCCGTCATCGACGACGCCCTCGGCGACGAGGTGCGGGTCACGGTCATCGCGGCCGGCTTCGACGGCGGCCAGCCGCCCGCCCGCCGGGACAACGTGCTCGGCGCCTCGGCGGCCAAGCGCGAGGAGCCCGCGGCCCCGGCGCCCCGCCCCTCCGAGTCCGCCCGCCCCGCGGGCAGCGGCCTCGGCACCGTCCCGGTCCGCGAGGAGGCCCCGGCCGCCCCGGCCGAGCCCGCCCCGGTCGCGGAGGCCCCGCTCCCGACGGTCGCCCCGCCGTCGATCCCGACGACGCGCCCGTACCCGGACAGCCAGGCCGAAGAGCTGGACGTCCCGGACTTCCTGAAGTGA
- a CDS encoding cell division protein FtsQ/DivIB has protein sequence MAGPSTAERGARRPAGASPGRPAAGRGPERDKGVRRLRVRPRVLLLALAVLALAAGTGWLLYGSSWLRVEQVSVSGTRVLTPSQVRSAAAVPLGEPLASVDTGAIEARLRRALPRIKSVDVVRSWPHGIGLEVTERKPVLIARQGGKYVEVDAEGVRYATVATAPAGVPVLRLDAGRSPSLRRFGADRLAREAVAVAAGLPERIGRDLRAVRVRSYDSVTLELSGDRTVFWGSGEEGEAKGRALLALMKAAPKAGHFDVSAPTAPAASRS, from the coding sequence ATGGCCGGACCGTCGACCGCCGAGCGCGGCGCCAGGAGGCCCGCGGGCGCGTCGCCGGGCCGGCCGGCCGCCGGCAGGGGCCCGGAGCGGGACAAGGGCGTACGGCGCCTTCGCGTGCGCCCCCGCGTCCTGCTCCTGGCCCTCGCCGTCCTCGCGCTCGCCGCCGGGACCGGCTGGCTGCTGTACGGCTCCTCCTGGCTGCGGGTCGAGCAGGTGTCCGTGTCGGGCACTCGGGTGCTGACGCCGTCGCAGGTCCGCTCGGCGGCGGCCGTCCCGCTCGGTGAGCCGCTCGCCTCCGTCGACACCGGCGCCATCGAGGCGCGGCTGCGCCGGGCCCTGCCGAGGATCAAGTCGGTCGACGTCGTCCGTTCGTGGCCGCACGGAATCGGTCTCGAAGTGACCGAGCGGAAACCGGTTCTGATCGCCCGGCAGGGCGGAAAGTACGTCGAAGTGGACGCGGAGGGGGTCCGCTACGCCACGGTCGCCACGGCGCCCGCCGGGGTGCCGGTCCTCCGCCTCGACGCGGGGCGCTCGCCCAGCCTGCGCCGCTTCGGCGCGGACCGGCTGGCCCGCGAGGCGGTGGCCGTGGCGGCCGGGCTCCCGGAACGGATCGGCCGCGACCTGCGGGCGGTCCGCGTCCGCTCGTACGACTCCGTCACCCTGGAGCTGTCGGGCGACCGCACGGTGTTCTGGGGGAGCGGCGAGGAGGGCGAGGCGAAGGGGCGCGCGCTCCTCGCGCTGATGAAGGCGGCGCCCAAAGCGGGACACTTCGACGTCAGCGCCCCGACCGCCCCGGCGGCGTCGCGGAGTTGA
- the murG gene encoding undecaprenyldiphospho-muramoylpentapeptide beta-N-acetylglucosaminyltransferase, translating into MHVVLAGGGTAGHIEPALALADALRRQDPTVGITALGTERGLETRLVPERGYELALIPAVPLPRKPTPELITVPGRLRGTIKAAEQVLERTKADCVVGFGGYVALPGYLAAKRLGVPIVVHEANARPGLANKIGSRYAAAVGVATPDSKLRNARYIGIPLRHSIATLDRARVRPEARAAFGLDPNLPTLLVSGGSQGARRLNEVVQQAAPVLQRSGIQILHAVGPKNEVPRVDNMPGMPPYVPVSYVDRMDLAYAAADMMLCRAGAMTVAELSAVGLPAAYVPLPIGNGEQRLNAQPVVKAGGGLLVDDAELTPEWVQGNVLPVLADPHRLYEMSRAAAEFGRRDADQLLVGMVHEAIAARR; encoded by the coding sequence GTGCATGTCGTACTCGCCGGCGGGGGGACCGCCGGCCACATCGAGCCCGCGCTCGCCCTCGCGGACGCCCTGCGCAGGCAGGACCCGACCGTGGGGATCACGGCCCTCGGCACGGAGCGGGGCCTGGAGACCCGGCTCGTGCCCGAGCGGGGCTACGAGCTGGCGCTCATCCCCGCCGTACCGCTGCCGCGCAAGCCCACGCCCGAGCTGATCACCGTGCCAGGGCGGCTGCGCGGCACGATCAAGGCCGCCGAGCAGGTCCTGGAGCGCACCAAGGCGGACTGCGTCGTCGGCTTCGGCGGCTACGTTGCCCTGCCCGGCTATCTGGCGGCCAAGCGGCTCGGGGTGCCCATCGTCGTCCACGAGGCCAACGCGCGGCCCGGCCTGGCCAACAAGATCGGCTCCCGGTACGCGGCGGCCGTCGGCGTGGCGACCCCCGACAGCAAGCTGCGCAACGCCCGGTACATCGGCATCCCGCTGCGCCACTCCATCGCGACCCTGGACCGCGCCCGGGTCCGCCCCGAGGCCCGCGCGGCGTTCGGCCTCGACCCCAACCTGCCCACGCTGCTGGTCTCCGGCGGTTCGCAGGGCGCCCGCCGCCTCAACGAGGTCGTCCAGCAGGCGGCTCCGGTCCTCCAGCGGTCCGGCATCCAGATCCTGCACGCGGTCGGGCCGAAGAACGAGGTGCCGCGCGTCGACAACATGCCCGGGATGCCGCCGTATGTCCCGGTATCGTATGTGGACCGGATGGACCTCGCGTACGCGGCGGCCGACATGATGCTCTGCCGCGCGGGCGCGATGACCGTCGCCGAACTCTCCGCCGTCGGGCTCCCCGCCGCGTACGTCCCGCTGCCCATCGGCAACGGCGAGCAGCGGCTCAACGCCCAGCCGGTGGTGAAGGCCGGCGGCGGCCTGCTGGTCGACGACGCCGAGCTGACCCCGGAGTGGGTCCAGGGCAACGTCCTGCCCGTCCTCGCCGACCCGCACCGGCTGTACGAGATGTCCCGCGCCGCCGCCGAGTTCGGCCGCAGGGACGCCGACCAGCTGCTCGTCGGCATGGTCCACGAGGCGATCGCGGCACGCCGCTAG
- the ftsW gene encoding putative lipid II flippase FtsW produces the protein MPGSAPPPGLALRTRTTGPRKSAAAARGRAPRPRTPGGSTRPPRGGGVRGLYERARRAWDRPLTAYYVILGASMLITVLGLVMVYSASIIKALELSLPATYFFRKQFLAAAIGAALLLLASRMPVRLHRALAYPLLVVTVFLMVLVQVPGIGHAVNGNQNWLYLGGPFQLQPSEFGKLALILWGADLLARKQDKRLLTQWKHLLVPLVPGALLLLGLIMLGGDMGTAIILTAILFGLLWLTGAPTRLFAGVLGVAAVIGVVLIRSSPNRMSRVACLGATDPGPGDACWQAVHGIYALASGGWFGSGLGASVEKWGQLPEPHTDFIFAITGEELGLAGTLSVLALFAALGYAGIRVAGRTEDPFVRYAAGGVTTWITAQAVVNIGAVLGLLPIAGVPLPLFSYGGSALLPTMFAVGLLIAFARDEPAAKAALAGRGPRSGGRAGVSWKSMRRRVKKRPSGER, from the coding sequence GTGCCCGGCTCCGCCCCGCCGCCCGGCCTCGCCCTGCGCACCCGCACGACCGGCCCCCGCAAGAGCGCCGCCGCCGCGCGCGGCCGGGCGCCCCGCCCCCGGACCCCCGGCGGTTCGACCCGGCCGCCGCGCGGCGGGGGAGTGCGGGGGCTGTACGAGCGGGCGCGCCGCGCCTGGGACCGGCCCCTCACGGCGTACTACGTCATCCTCGGCGCCAGCATGCTCATCACCGTGCTGGGCCTCGTCATGGTCTACTCCGCGTCGATCATCAAGGCGCTGGAGCTGTCCCTGCCCGCCACGTACTTCTTCCGCAAGCAGTTCCTCGCCGCCGCCATCGGCGCCGCCCTGCTGCTGCTCGCCTCCCGCATGCCCGTCCGGCTGCACCGGGCCCTGGCCTACCCGCTGCTCGTCGTCACCGTCTTCCTGATGGTCCTGGTGCAGGTGCCGGGGATAGGGCACGCGGTCAACGGCAACCAGAACTGGCTGTACCTCGGCGGCCCCTTCCAGCTCCAGCCCAGCGAGTTCGGCAAGCTGGCGCTGATCCTGTGGGGCGCGGACCTGCTCGCCCGCAAGCAGGACAAGCGGCTGCTCACCCAGTGGAAGCACCTGCTCGTGCCGCTGGTGCCGGGCGCGCTGCTGCTGCTCGGCCTGATCATGCTCGGCGGCGACATGGGCACCGCGATCATCCTGACGGCCATCCTGTTCGGCCTGCTGTGGCTGACCGGCGCGCCCACGCGCCTCTTCGCGGGCGTCCTGGGCGTCGCCGCCGTGATCGGCGTGGTGCTGATCCGCAGCAGCCCCAACCGCATGTCCCGGGTGGCCTGCCTGGGCGCCACGGACCCGGGCCCGGGGGACGCCTGCTGGCAGGCCGTGCACGGCATCTATGCTCTGGCGTCCGGCGGATGGTTCGGATCCGGGCTGGGGGCGAGTGTGGAAAAATGGGGTCAACTCCCCGAACCGCACACCGACTTCATCTTCGCCATCACCGGGGAGGAACTGGGGCTGGCGGGGACGCTGTCGGTGCTCGCCCTGTTCGCGGCTCTAGGCTATGCGGGTATTCGCGTGGCCGGACGCACGGAGGACCCCTTCGTGAGGTACGCCGCGGGAGGTGTGACCACCTGGATCACGGCCCAGGCCGTGGTCAACATCGGTGCGGTGCTCGGCCTGCTGCCGATCGCCGGTGTCCCCCTCCCGCTGTTCTCCTACGGGGGCTCCGCCCTGCTGCCGACCATGTTCGCCGTCGGGCTGCTGATCGCCTTCGCGCGTGACGAGCCCGCCGCGAAAGCGGCCCTGGCCGGCCGGGGGCCCCGTTCCGGCGGCCGGGCCGGGGTGAGTTGGAAGTCGATGCGACGGCGCGTCAAGAAGCGCCCGTCCGGAGAGCGGTGA
- the murD gene encoding UDP-N-acetylmuramoyl-L-alanine--D-glutamate ligase — translation MGSRQVSSSAADWRGRRVTVAGLGVSGIPAARVLHGLGAHVTVVNDGADERARAQAAELEAEGIEVRLGEDGSPARLPEGAELVVTAPGWRPDHPLFATAGAAGVPVWGDVELAWRLRDLDGRAPAPWLAVTGTNGKTTTVRMLASILEAAGLRTAAVGNIGVSLLDAVLGDERYDVLAVELSSYQLHWAPSVRAHSAAVLNLAPDHLDWHGSMEAYAADKGRVYEGNTVACVYNADATDKPSTEDLVREADVEEGCRAIGFTLGTPGPSQLGLVDDILVDRAFVANRQKQAQELAQVSDVNPPAPHNIANALAAAALARAFGVEPAAVREGLRNFRPDAHRIAFVAEVDGVAYVDDSKATNTHAAEASLAAYDPIVWIAGGLAKGAAFDELVARSAGRLRGAVLIGADRALVREALARHAPQVPVVDLDRTDTGAMAAAVREAARLARPGDTVLLAPACASMDMFVNYNKRGEAFEEAVRALAAGDA, via the coding sequence GCGGGGCAGGCGGGTCACCGTCGCCGGACTGGGCGTGAGCGGCATCCCCGCCGCCCGCGTCCTGCACGGCCTGGGCGCGCACGTCACCGTCGTCAACGACGGCGCCGACGAGCGCGCCCGCGCCCAGGCGGCCGAACTGGAGGCCGAGGGCATCGAGGTCCGCCTCGGCGAGGACGGCTCCCCGGCCCGGCTCCCCGAGGGCGCCGAGCTGGTCGTCACCGCGCCCGGCTGGCGCCCGGACCACCCGCTGTTCGCCACCGCCGGCGCGGCCGGCGTCCCCGTCTGGGGCGACGTCGAACTCGCCTGGCGGCTGCGGGACCTCGACGGCCGCGCGCCCGCCCCGTGGCTCGCCGTCACGGGGACCAACGGCAAGACGACGACGGTCCGCATGCTCGCCTCCATCCTGGAGGCGGCCGGCCTGCGGACCGCCGCCGTCGGCAACATCGGCGTCTCCCTGCTCGACGCCGTCCTCGGCGACGAGCGGTACGACGTCCTCGCCGTCGAGCTCTCCAGCTACCAGCTGCACTGGGCGCCGAGCGTGCGCGCCCACTCCGCGGCCGTGCTCAACCTGGCCCCGGACCACCTCGACTGGCACGGCTCCATGGAGGCGTACGCCGCCGACAAGGGCCGTGTCTACGAGGGCAACACCGTCGCCTGCGTCTACAACGCCGATGCCACCGACAAACCGTCCACCGAGGACCTGGTCCGCGAGGCCGACGTGGAGGAGGGCTGCCGGGCGATCGGCTTCACCCTCGGCACGCCCGGCCCCTCCCAGCTCGGCCTCGTCGACGACATCCTGGTGGACCGCGCGTTCGTCGCGAACCGCCAGAAGCAGGCGCAGGAGCTCGCGCAGGTCTCCGACGTGAACCCGCCGGCCCCGCACAACATCGCCAACGCGCTCGCCGCGGCGGCCCTCGCCCGCGCCTTCGGCGTGGAGCCGGCGGCCGTCCGCGAGGGCCTGCGGAACTTCCGGCCCGACGCCCACCGCATCGCGTTCGTCGCGGAGGTCGACGGGGTCGCGTACGTGGACGACTCCAAGGCCACCAACACCCACGCCGCCGAGGCGTCGCTCGCCGCGTACGACCCGATCGTGTGGATCGCCGGCGGCCTCGCCAAGGGCGCCGCCTTCGACGAGCTCGTCGCCCGCTCCGCCGGGCGGCTGCGGGGCGCCGTCCTCATCGGCGCCGACCGCGCGCTGGTCCGCGAAGCCCTCGCGCGACACGCCCCGCAGGTGCCGGTGGTCGACCTCGACCGGACCGACACTGGGGCGATGGCGGCGGCGGTCCGGGAGGCGGCGCGGCTGGCCCGGCCGGGGGACACCGTGCTCCTCGCCCCGGCCTGCGCCTCGATGGACATGTTCGTCAACTACAACAAGCGGGGCGAGGCGTTCGAGGAAGCCGTCCGCGCCCTCGCCGCCGGGGACGCCTGA